The Microbacterium sp. LKL04 sequence CCCGGACGCTGCCGACGTCGGCGCCGGGGGCCGCGCCTGCCCGCCGGTAGGCTCGATCCGGTGACCACGTACCTTCTGGCCGGCGGCGGGACCGCGGGCCACGTCAATCCGCTGCTCGCCGTCGCCGACGCTCTCGTCGCTCGCGAACCCGACGCCACCGTTCTGGTCCTCGGCACCCGCGAAGGGCTCGAAGCGCGGCTGGTGCCTCTGCGCGGCTACGAGCTGCTGTTCGTCGACAAGGTGCCCTTCCCGCGTCGACCGGATGCCGCGGCTCTCCGCTTCCCCGCACGTTTCGCGCGCGCGGTGCGTCAGGTCCGAGGGCACATCCGCGAGCGGGGGGTCGATGTGGTGGTGGGCTTCGGCGGTTACGCCTCTGCTCCCGCGTATGTCGCTGCGCGGCGCGCGGGCGTCCCGGTGGTCGTGCACGAGGCGAACGCCAAGCCGGGACTCGCCAACGTCCTCGGCGCGCGGCGGGCCGCGGCATCCGGTGTCGCTTTCGAGGGCACTCCGCTGCGTGGTGCGGAGGTCGTCGGGATGCCGCTCCGTCCCGAGATCGTGCACCTCGACCGGACAGCGCTCCGAGCGGAGGCCGCAGAGGAGTTCGGCCTCGACGCCGAACGTCCGGTCCTCCTCGTCTTCGGC is a genomic window containing:
- a CDS encoding UDP-N-acetylglucosamine--N-acetylmuramyl-(pentapeptide) pyrophosphoryl-undecaprenol N-acetylglucosamine transferase yields the protein MTTYLLAGGGTAGHVNPLLAVADALVAREPDATVLVLGTREGLEARLVPLRGYELLFVDKVPFPRRPDAAALRFPARFARAVRQVRGHIRERGVDVVVGFGGYASAPAYVAARRAGVPVVVHEANAKPGLANVLGARRAAASGVAFEGTPLRGAEVVGMPLRPEIVHLDRTALRAEAAEEFGLDAERPVLLVFGGSLGAVRINRALADSWRDVVAAGWQVLHAAGERNDIADPGDDAYRVVPYIDRMDLAFALADAIVSRSGAATVSEISALGIPAVYVPYAVGNGEQALNAASAVAAGAAVLIPDGELTGDRIRSSVVPLLADPEALDRMRDAASTVGTRAGSENVVALIDRALGR